From the Helicobacter mustelae genome, the window GTCGCTTTGGTGGAGTGAGTGGTTGTGGTGTTTTATGGAATCTAGAGATCTTTAATCCAAAATCTTTGCCTTATTTTTTTAAAAAAGAATGCTTTATTGATGCAATGGGTATTCGTAATAATGATGATTCTTGGATATCGAATTCTTGCCTAGAGTTAGGAGTGCCCATAGAGGCAGTTTATGAAAATTTTTTGGATGCATTTAGGGAGGGACTCATCTCCTTGCCTAGTGGAAAAATCCATGCAGTCACCTCAGCCCCTTCAGAATTTAACATCACGGGTGCACGCATCAAAAACGAACATGTGCGAAAGATCATCAGAGATGCGCTGCAAGAGCGCTCCCTCAAAGAATTAAAATCCCAAGGGCAGTAGAATGTTGTATTTGTGTATCTCCTTTGTTTTTTGGCTGTTTTTTAGTTTTTTGGTGATTTTTTCAATTTTCCTAGCATTGTCAAGCCATGGGGTTGCCACTTAGAGGCGAGTGCAGCGTGTCTATCAAGAGCTAGGGGTGTTTTGATAGAGAAGAGTGGGGGGGTGAGTAGCTTGAGCCACAGGGAATTTTTATGAGAATTTTGATGAGTGATGTTTTTCTGAAGATGCTGCAGATTTTGGTGAGCAACATAAGAAACCTAGCTGCAGAAATGCAAAAATATGGGAACAAATTTGTGAATGTGTGAATAAATTTGTGAGAGAAGAGAGAAAAAGATGGGAAAAAGACTATGAGTGAAACTTCCCTACAAGTTAGGTCGGGGAGACCATTCCTCTTTTGGGATTTTAGAAGGAGGGTGTAAAAATGTGTGAAAAAAACATAAAAGAAAGATAGGAAAAAGAGCAGGGTGCAGGCTCTTTTTCGGAGGAATTAGATTTTTGGCTTGAGTTATTGCATCTTGGTGTGGATTTTTAGGATGGTTTCATAGCCCTGATTGATGGCGATGGCGATGGAAGCACCATTTTTGGACAAAATGTCTCCGATGGCAAAAATATTTTCCACAGAGGTTTCATAGTCTTTGGTGATGGGGAGATCGTTTGAGTCGAGCTCTAGCCCGCATTTTTTGAGGAAATCCACGGGCGTGGATCCGCCGATGGCATAGACAATCTTGTCAAATGCCTCACTGGTGCCATCATCAAAAAATGCCACTGCCCTGCCTTCTTTTTCTTCGAGTTTTTCGATGTTGAGGCCAAGTTTGGTTTTGAGATTTTTGCTCATGGAATCTTTCAGATTCTTGGCGTTGATTTCATTGATTCGATTGAATTCTTTGCGTCGATAGTTGAGCGTGGTGTCTGTGATATCAGCCAAGGCTGTGGCATATTCCACTGCTGAATTTCCGCCCCCGACTACTAGCACCTTTTCTCCCTCAGCGATACTATTGACATTGTAGGTGACTTTTTTGAGCAAGGTTGGCGGGATTTTGTAATCTGGCTTATTGGGTTGGCCCATTTTTCCAATCGCAATGATGACAAATTTGGCCAAAAATGTCTCGTTGCCAGTAGAGGTGAGCTCAAAATACTGGTCTTTTTTCACAACTTTTTCGATGTCTGTACCATATTTGGGAGCGATGGAATATTGCTCTAGCAGCGCATCAAATAACCCAAGAGAGCTTTCCTTATCCCCATCGCCAAATGCAATGGAGCCTTTGAGATCTACGACTTGACCTTTATAATCTTTGTCCACCCTCTTGCCATCTTTGTAAAATTTTCGGATTGTGGCAGAATGCTCATGGGTTTTTTCAAATAAAATGATATTTTCAATGCCCAGTACCTTAGCCTCGATGCTCGCAGCAATCCCACCAGGACCTGCGCCAATAATTGCAATATCATAAATTTTTTCCATTTTTTTCCTTTCCGTTTTTATTTTTTTGCTCTTGTTTTATGGCTTGATTGAGATCCTCTGTGCTATCAAAAAGCACAATTCCCTGGAGCATTTTTTTTTCATCATCAAACTGCCCGGTTTTGAGTCCCCATAAAAATACAAGAAACCCAAGCAGACCAATTAACAAAGACACAAAAAGCATAACGATTAAAAGTGTTGTGTTCATATTATCTCAAAAAAAGGTAAAAATTTCTCTACGCTTAGACCCATTGCTGTGGAGAGCAGGCCATTTTGCTTCAAGATATATTTTTTGTGAAATCCCTCTACCATCACACCTCCTGCCTTGCCATTCCACAATCCAGAATCTAGGTATTTTTGTAGGTCTTTTTCTTTAAAATCCCCTAGCCAAAGCCTTGTCTTAGAGACATCGCAAACCTCCAAATTTTTGGATTTGAGGATCTGGGCTGTGATGATGGTAATCTCCCTGCCACTTTGAAGCTCTAGCATGGCTTTTGCCTGCTCTTTTGTCTGTGCTTTGCGCTGGAGTTTCCCCTCTACCTCAATCACGCTATCTGCCACCAGGATGGCATTTTGTTTGAGTTCTTTGATTTCCTTGAGTACGCTCTCTAGCTTGAGTCTGCAGGCTTGATAGGCAAAGGATTTAGGCGTGATGGTAGAAATTTTTTCTTCTTCAAATGCTAGGGGATACTGCTCAAATACCACACCAAAATCCTCTAGCAAGGTCTTGCGGGTGGGAGAGCTTGATGCAAGCAGCAGCATTTAGAGCTTTTCCTTGGCATAAAGGATTGCACTCTGCAGCGCTGCTTTTATCTTGCTATGCTCCTTCCCGCCAGCAGTGGCAAAATCATCCCTCCCTCCGCCATTTCCTCCAAGGATTTGGGCTGTCTTTTTCACCCAGTCATCCGCTTTGATGTTGGTGTTTTTGCTTCCCGCAGCAATCGCTAGATTTTTCTCATTGATGAGCAGAATCGCCACCTTGTCATAATGATTTTTTGCCTCATCAATGAGTTTCTTAATCTCTGTGCTTTCTGTGATTTGCACGATGAGGGAGATACCATTGATTTGCTGGACTTGCAAGGAGGTGTCTTTTTTTGGGTTTTGCAGCTGCTTTTCCAGGGTTTTGATTTTTTCTTTGAGTTTTGCAACGCCTAGCATCATGTCTTGATTTTTTAGGATTTCTTTGATTTGCTGATTGTGCAGCAGGGATTCCTTGGCATGGAGGTATCCTGCATTTCCGCACACCGCCTCGATGCGACGCACTCCACTAGAAACGCCATTCTCTTTGGTGATGTAAAAATTCCCAATGAATCCTGTGTTTTGGACATGGATCCCACCACAAAGCTCGCAACTCTCTTCTCCAAAGCTCACCACTCGCACATTCTCTCCATATTTTTCTCCAAATAATGCGATAGCTCCCCGCGTCTTTGCTTGCCCTATCTCCATATGCTCCACCCTTGCAGGCAGATTCTTGGCAATGAGTGCATTGACGCTATCTTGGATTTCTAATAATTCCTCTTTGGTGATGGGGCGAGGGAAGCTAAAATCAAAACGCAGGCGATTTGCCTCTACCAAACTTCCTGCTTGGGCCACCTGTGAGCCAAATTTTTCGCGCAAAATAGCATGCAAAAGATGTGTGGCAGAGTGATGTTTTGCGATTTCTTGGCGACTATGATCTACTAGCACTTCATAGATTTCCCCAACTTTGAGGGGTTTTTTTGGAGAAATTTGACTAATATTTAGTCCAAAATATTTTTTTGTATCCAAGATTTTAGCGATGCATTCCCCATTCTCAAGCAAGACTCCCCTATCTCCGATAGCCCCGCCACTCTCTGGATAGAGTGGAGTGGTGTCTAAGAGGATGTAACCCTCTTTTTGCAGGATTTCTTGACGCTCTAAATTCTCATCAAAAAGCGCTAAAATCTTGCTGTGATGTCGGTCATGTGTGTAGCCATTAAAAATATTGCTACCAAATTCCTGCAGGACTTGTTTAAAATCTCCTTTGATGAGAGGATCTCCACTGCCCTTCCAAGAGCTTTTTGCGAGTTGTTTTTGTTTTTGCATGCTGGATTCAAAGCCAGCAAGATCAAGCTCTAGATTTTCTTCTTTGAGCATGTCTTGGGTGAGATCTAGTGGGAAACCAAAGGTATCATAGAGCCTAAAGGCTATATTGCCATCAAATACTTTCTCTCCCATTTCTCGCATGCGCTCTAGCTCTTTTTTGAAAAGATGGATGCCCTGCTCAATGGTCTCAAAAAATCTTTCTTCTTCCATCTTTGTTTGCATGCTAATGAAGTTTTTTTGCTCTAACAAATAAGTATAAAATCCTCCCATTTCCTCGCAGACTTTTTCCACAATACGATAAAAAAATGCCCCCTCAAATCCTAGTAAATACCCATGTCGAACGGCACGACGCAAGATCCTGCGTAGGACATATCCGCGCCCCTCTTTGTCAAAATTGCTGCCTTGAGCAAGTAAAAATGCCACAGCCCTGGCGTGATCGGCGATCACGCGGTAACTCGCTCCACTCTCATAATGATAGGGTTTGCCGCAGAGTTTTTCGACTTCTTTGATGAGCGGCATGAATAAATGCGAATCAAAATTGCTCTCCTTCCCCTCTAGCAGCGCACTCACACGCTCAAGCCCCATGCCTGTGTCGATGCTGGGTTTTGGCAGTGGGATGAGTGTGCCATCGCTCTTGCGCTCATATTGCATGAAGACAAGATTCCAGATTTCCAAAAATCTATCTCCATCCCCTCCAAAATAATCTTCAGAGCTAGCAAAACTAGAGCCTTGATCTACAAAAATCTCGCTGCATGGTCCACATGCCCCAGTATCACCCATTTGCCAAAAATTATCCTTATCACCCATGCGTTTGATTCTATCTGGATTTACATATTTGCTCCAGATCTCAAAAGCCTCATCATCACTCTCATGGATGCTGATATAAAGTACCTCTTTGTCAAAGCCTAACACCTCTGTGACAAATTCCCAGGCATAGGCGATTGCTTCTTTTTTGAAATAATCTCCAAAGGAAAAATTTCCAAGCATCTCAAAAAGTGTGTGATGGCGGCGTGTAAAGCCAACATTTTCTAGATCATTATGCTTGCCTCCAGCACGGATGCACAGCTGCGAGCTTGTGGCACGCGGGATGCTTGGAGTGGGGATTTTGCCCGTAAAAATATCCTTGAATTGCACCATACCCGCATTGGTAAAAAGCAGGCTTGCATCCTCTGGCACAAGGGGCATGCTTGCATAGACTTGATGACCTTTGCTCTGAAAAAAATCCAAAAATTTTTTACGAATATCTAACATAAAAACTCCATTGCTATTGGTCTAGAAAAATCGCTTAATTATATAGAAAAACTGCCAAAAAGTCCCCAAAAACCTGCGTGATTTTAGACTGGCAGCAAGACTTTGGTAAATGCAGAATTTCTGAATATTAAAAAGAAAATTCGCATTTTCTGCTAGAATTTGCCAAAATCAAACAAGGGAGGAAGGATGTTTCCTTTTGGAGATGAGGAATTGCAAAAACCCGTTGAAATGAGTATAGAAAAAACTCGCCCCCATCTTTTGGCTGATGGCGGGGATATTGCGATTTTGGGGATTCGTGGCCCTTGTGTGTATGTGCGATTAAAGGGTGCATGTGTGGGTTGTGCGCATTCTCATATCACGCTTAAAAATGCCATTGAACGTCAGCTCAAAATCGACATCCATCCAGACATGAAGGTTGTGCATGTGCCAGATGGTCGGGATTGGAAGGAATTTATTCAGAATTAAAGGAAGTATTTTGGCAATCAATAATCCCAAAAAGCGCATTTTACTCCGCAAGGGTTTCACGTTTTTTGAAACCAGGAACTACAAGGATGCTATGTCTTACTTCACTGAGGCGCTAGAGCTTGACAAGGAGGATCTAGAGGCAAGGATTGGGGTTTTGCTCACGGATCTGGCAGCAGATTTCCCTAATGAGGCGCATGGGTTTTATGAGCTCTATCAGACCATGCTAAGCAGCAATCCTCGTAGTCTGAGAGAAAAAATCCAGCAAAATATTTTGGATGGGATCAAGTCTTTTGACAATGGGTTAGAGAAGCTCTCAGCGGTATTTTTTGATGCACAAAAAGATCTTAAAGCAGAGCAGATTGATGGGATCTTATACAAGGATTTCAAAGAAATGTATGAATGCAAGGGCTTCAAAGAGACTTTTGAGAACTTGCTCTTTAGCACCAAAATTGTTTTTACCAACAAGGAAGATTTTTATGAATTTTTAAACACGCTGCTAGATTATGGATATTCGGAATTTTGTTTGCAATATATCGAAAGCATGCGCAGTGCAATCTTTTATGATGCGTATTTGGAGCAGATTTTAAGACGATTGGCGGAGGGGGTATGAAGATAGAGCGCAGCATAGAATTTCGAGGCAAAAAATATGCATTTTTGAGTGATGATAGCAGGGAAGCGCAAAGCGATGAAGCAGTGTTGTTTGTGGAAACAAGCAGGAATGCTTTTTTTGCAGAGCAGATGCGCAAAGAGGGTAGGGATATTTTGCATTATAGGGACTTGAAGGAATATTTCACCTTCCCTGCCCAAATCATTGGTATCACTGGAACCAATGGTAAAACCACTACTGCAAATTTGATTTATCATGTTTTGCTAAAAAATGGCAAAAAATGCGCAATGCTGGGCACCCAGGGGCTGTTTTTTGGAGGCAAGCAGATAAAACCCAAGGGCCTTACCACCCCTGGCATTTTGGAATTGTATGAAGATTTAGCACTGCTTCATGAACTAGGTTGTGAGGTTTTGGTCATGGAGGTGAGCTCGCATGCCATTTCTCAAGATCGCATTTTTGGGCTAGATTTTGCAGCAAAAATTCTCACAAATATTACAAGCGATCATCTGGATTATCACAAGACTTTAGCGTCTTATATCGCAACGAAAAATGCATTTTTGAGTGATGGTGGGCTAAAAATCATTAACAAAGATGAAGAGAATGCCAATTTTTCTCCAAAAAATACCAAGAGTTATGGGGTGAAAAACCCTTGTGATTTACAGGCAAAAAATTTTGATAAAAATCACGCGACCTTGCAATATCAGGGCAGGGAATATATGCTAAAAATGCCCCTATATGGTCTACACAATCTCTACAATATCATGGCTTGTGTGCTTTGTGTGCGCGAGCTTTTTGGGCTAGAGATGGAGCAAATCCTCTCGTCTTTGCAAGATTTTGGTGGCGTGAGTGGTCGCATGGAAGTGGTCTGTCAAAATCCCATGGTGATCGTGGATTTTGCCCATACACATGATGGAATCGAGAAAATTTTGCAGGGGTTTTTAGGGCAGAGTCTGAGCGTGGTTTTTGGTGCAGGAGGGGATAGAGATAGGAGCAAGCGTCCGTTAATGGGTGGAGTGGTGAGAAAATATGCCAAAAAGATCTATGTCACTAGTGACAATCCTCGCAGCGAAGATCCTATGAGCATCATCAGGGATATTTTGGAAGGCATTGAGGATAGGGAGGGTGTGGTGGTGCTGCCTGATAGATATGAGGCCATAAAAAAAGCATTAGATCATCAAGAGCCTGGGGAGATTTTGTTTGTACTTGGAAAGGGGGATGAGACTCATCAGATCCTAGCAGATCGGGTGGTGGATTTTGATGATCGGATGGTGATTAGGGAGTTGTTATCTTGTAGATTGGTTTGAATCCTAGTTTGACATGGTGTTGTGATTGGGTTTTTTCAAGGGGGATTTGATGTGGGGTTTGCACGGGATTGTATGAGTGATTTTTTCTGTGCATTGAATTCTTGTTGCGCTTTTTAGACGTAGTTTTTTTTGCGATTAGGATGCTCAGTGCACACGTTTGTGTGGAATCCTGTCTGGTTGAATTTAGGGCTTATGGGATCTGTTGCGTTTGGATTGTTGATTGAATAAAAAATGACTTTTTATCAAAGCTTGATTGATAAGAAGCTGAATTTTCCAAGAAAGCGGACGGTTTGAGTATGAAGCCTTTGGGAAAGTAGGCCCGCTAGAATTCTTCTGGGGATTTGTGGTTTTTAAGGGGGGAATCTTTGGGACTCAATCCCAAAGATTCCCTTGGTTTTTATTTCTTAGGCGGAATGCCCACTTCAAATTTGAATGTATGGGTGTCTGATCCCACTTGCACTCTCAACTGCAAGGGAGATTCGTTTGTAAGCTTTCGAAGGGCCACTGCGACAAATCCACTAGTGAAGCCTGTTTTATGTAGTGTGCTCTTTCTGAAATAATGTGCTGCCAAGATTCTTCTGCTGTATTCAGCCTCGCGATAATAGTTTCCATTCATATTGAAACCACCACCATAAAACCCTCCAAGAGGAGCCATGAAAGGTGAATATGTGAAGAATATCGGGTAGGGATTGGGGAAATATTGAGGATTGTTCATTGGCGGCATACTGATGTTGAAATTCTGTAGGAGTGCCTGGAAATCGTAGTTGCTTGCAATCACTTCCTTGCTGGTTAGCACATGGAATGTTTGCACATTTTGGAAAAATTGAAGATTTGCAACATCAAAGATGATGGGTTCATCTGACTTGACCTGCACATAGAACAACAATGGCACACTGCTATTGAAATCGATTTGACCAAGCTTGATCTGCACTGTGGAGTGCTCCTTCTTAGATGTGAGAATTTTTTCCCCATCGTTGAAGTGGTATTTTGCTTCCGGAGTAATCTCATAAACGGTACCGCATCCCACGAAGAGAAAGGTTAGCAATAACAAAAAGCGTTTCATTTTGGTATCCTCATATTTTTTTATAATACAATTACACTACAATACTACCATAAAAAATCAAAATTGATTGAAAAAAGTGAAAGATGAGGTGGCTATGCAAACCATTCAGTTATCCCATGGTAGTGGAGGGGCTCAGACAAATGAGCTGATTGAGCGAGTGTTTCAAAAATACTTGAGGGAATTTCTGTGCGATGTCGGGGAAGATGCAGGGGTGTTTGGAGCAGCCAGTGAATGCAAATATGCCACAAGCACGGATTCCTATGTCATCAGTCCTTTGTTTTTCAGTGGTGGAGATATTGGCAAGCTTAGCATCTGTGGCAGTAGCAATGACGTGGCTATGCGTGGTGCTAAGCCCAAGTATTTCAACATTGGCTTTATTTTGGAGGAGGGGTTAGAGATTGGAGTGCTTGAGGGGATTCTAGCATCCATGGCCAAAGAACTCAAAAAAACAGATCTCAAAATTTTATCCGCAGATACCAAGGTCGTAGGACGCGGGCATGTGGACAAAATCTTTGTTAACACTACTGCAATTGGCGAGGTCATCCGGGATGTTGGTATCAAGCAATTGAGGGAGGGTGATGTGATTTTACTCAGCGGAGGTATTGGCGCACATCATGGTGTGATTTTTTGTGCACGTAATGAAATTAGTCTGCATTCTAGCCTCCAAAGTGATTGCAAGCAGCTCTATCCCCTGCTAGAGCCTTTGTTTCGCAGCGAGATTCCTCTGCATACGCTGCGGGATGCCACGCGCGGGGGCATTGCTTCTGTGCTAAATGAATGGGCCCAGAGTGCAGATCTTGATATCTTGATAGAGGAGGAAAAAATTCCTATCTGCCAGGAGGTGCAGGGGATTTGCGAGATGCTGGGGTTAGATGTGTATGCGCTGGCCAATGAGGGTGCTTGCGTGCTAGCAGTGCCAAAAGATTTTGCCATGCAGGCTTTAGATCTTTTGCGTAGGCATGAGGATGGCAAAGATGCAAGCATCATTGGTGAGGTGCGTGCTAAGTCTGGTAGCATCGCGCGTGTGGTGCTGCAAAATGCCTGGGGAAGCAAGAGGTTTTTGGACTATCCCCAGGGGGAATTACTGCCAAGGATTTGCTAGTATTTCCTTTATGCTGGCATGGGTTTTTCTAAGTTTTGTTTTTCTGTGATTTTTTGAAAATTTGTCAGTGTGGCTTGCATTTGCGAAGTTCTTCCTGCGTCGCACAAACCCGCTCAAAACTAACCAAAGCAAACAAGATTGGTAAGCAAAGAAGCGCCAAGTAAATCCAGCTAGGTTTTATTTTTCTATCTTTTGCATGTCATAAATAGCACATGAATCTTCTTTATATGAGTCTAGTTAGCCACTTGTGATTGATTTATCCATAGCTCCGCCAAGCTTTTGTCTCTTATACCCTACTCCATGGGAGGGATTTCTCTGCGTGTAGAGGGATGATTTCCCCATCCTTTGTTTTGACTGCTTTGGGGATGGTGCAGGGAGTTTTTTGAAAATCAAAAATTCTCTCCTTTTCCAAAGTGATTTGATAATTTTTGATGGCATTATCACTCACAAAGGCCTGCAGATTTTCCAGTGCGCCATGCTCTTCAAAGAGTGTGATGAGAGATTCTAAAAGACAGGGAGCAGAAAAAATCCCCGCCGCACCATTTTGTAGTTTGCTTTGGAGCAAATGAGGTGCGCTATCTGAGCCAAAGCAAACCTTTGGATGTGCGCTTAAGGCGAGCTCTAGGAGTTTTTCTTTGTCTTTTTTGGTTTTGAGGATGGGTTTGCAAAAATGATGGGGGGAGAGATTTTTTCCCAAGAGATCATCTAAATCCATCGTGATATGATGCAGCGTCAATGTCGCAAAAATATTTTCAAAATCTTCCAAAAGTCTGATGCTGCGATGATCGCTCATGTGTTCTATGATGATTTTTAGCTTCGGATAGCACTTGGCCAGTGTTGTAAAAACGCTTGCAAATTCATATTCCCGATCCATGCTAAAGCCATTGCTTTCCCCATGGATGCTGAGGATGAAGCCTAGTTCCTGGGCGATTTCTAATACCTCCAAAACCTGTGCATCTAGAATGTTTTGGATCCCATCACTAGAATTTGTGGTCGCACCCTTGGGATAGAGCTTTAAGATTTTATAGCTTGAGGCTCTGGCAACTTCGAGCTCTTTTGCATGTAGGCCTTGGGTGATATAAAGTGTCATGAGTGGCTGAAAATCTGGGGCTAGTGCGCGGATTTGGGATTCATAATTTTTTGCATCCTTTGTCGTGCACACAGGAGTTTTGAGGTTTGGCATGATGACTCCTGCGGCAAAACTCTTTGAAGTGTAGGGGAGCACGCTTGCTAGCATATCGCCCTCTCGCAGGTGCAAATGCATATCCAGGGGATTTTTGAGAGAAAAATTTTGCATGAAATTCCTTTTTTGCCTTTTTGTTATTATAGTGCAAGCTTTGCAATTTTTCTAATTCCAAGCAATGCAGATGTGGGAGGAATTCGGTCAAAATCGCACGCTCAAAGTAAAAACGAGGTACCCACAAAAAATGCACCAAAAATGTGGAGGAGGAGAGGTGAAATGTGAGAGGGGTTAGGGATTGAGATTAGAGTGTAAAAAGGCAAAAATAGCCTGCAATTCTGTATCAGTGAGATGATATTTTGGCATGACGCCCTTATCCATAAGTGTTCTTTTTTTGAAGGTTTCAAAATCCAGCACAGTGATGTCTGGGGCTTTGAGGATTTTGGGGATATTTTTATGCTTATAGCTTGCAATCACCCCACCACGTCCATCGCTGCCATGACAGTGGATGCAGCCGATTCCACGGGGGTTTTTGTAGAGTTCTTTGCCATACTCTTCGATGGTAATGAAGCTTTCTTCTTTTGCAAAAAGCGCTGCAAAAAACAAAACCCCAAGAGTTTTTTTCTTCATTTGGTTGCCACCTTTTTCTTCTTTGCTATAACTTTTATTCTTGCTATAATTATAGTAAAAATATCCTAAAGGGAAAGAATGATTTTATTGGATGGAAGGGCGGTGGCAGAGGAAAAAGAAAAAGAGCTGATGCAAGAAGTAGAGGAGCTGCATCAAAAAAATATTATTCCCACATTGGCTGTGATTTTGGTAGGCAATGACTCTGCGAGTGCCTCCTATGTGAATATGAAGACAAGGGCATGTCACCGCATCGGGATTGATTCTGTGACGCAAAAATATCATACAAATATCACGCAGCACCAAGTGCTTGATGCCATTAAGAAGCTCAATGATGACTTCAATGTTGATGGGATTTTGGTGCAGCTGCCCTTGCCAGGACATATCAACACTCAAGAGATTTTAGAGGCCATTGATCCTGCTAAGGATGTAGATGGATTCCATCCTTATAACATTGGCAGGATGCACGCAGGGATTCCTGCATTTGTGCCTGCCACTCCTATGGGCGTCATGCAATTGCTCAAATATTATAAGATTGAGATTTTGGGCAAAAATGTCGTCATCATTGGGGCTAGCAATATCGTGGGCAAACCCCTGGCTGCCTTGATGCTCCAAGAGGGCGCTACCATTAGCCTGTGCCACATCCACACCAAAGACATTGCATTGCATGCAAAAGAGGCAGATATTGTGTGCGTGGGAGTGGGTAAGGCAGGGCTACTCAAAAAAGAGATGATTAAAGAGGGTGCAGTGGTTATAGATATTGGCATCAATCGCCTAGAAGATGGGAGATTGGTGGGGGATGTGGATGCGCTTGTTGCCAAAAAAAGCTCTTATTTTACCCCTGTTCCTGGCGGTGTAGGACCCATGACAATTTCTGCGCTTTTGCAAAATACAATCCAAGCTGCAA encodes:
- the folD gene encoding bifunctional methylenetetrahydrofolate dehydrogenase/methenyltetrahydrofolate cyclohydrolase FolD — its product is MILLDGRAVAEEKEKELMQEVEELHQKNIIPTLAVILVGNDSASASYVNMKTRACHRIGIDSVTQKYHTNITQHQVLDAIKKLNDDFNVDGILVQLPLPGHINTQEILEAIDPAKDVDGFHPYNIGRMHAGIPAFVPATPMGVMQLLKYYKIEILGKNVVIIGASNIVGKPLAALMLQEGATISLCHIHTKDIALHAKEADIVCVGVGKAGLLKKEMIKEGAVVIDIGINRLEDGRLVGDVDALVAKKSSYFTPVPGGVGPMTISALLQNTIQAAKNRKGK